From one Catellatospora sp. IY07-71 genomic stretch:
- a CDS encoding M23 family metallopeptidase: MTYFRRGKHSVPGTLDKSRDRLAQTGGMVRGGLARHSRLALAVTALAGVSAFGLISAANADGGETPTETQAITNVSAWETQRQAIADAATRAQRAVPTVTPSASPSASPSSSPSASPKPKATVKKAAAPKPKPAAPKPPAWVMPMKGAEVTSCFGQRWGVLHAGIDFAMPNGTPIRAVGKGTVVSTGWAYSGYGISVVVDHHNGYLTHYAHMSRDAVAVGDEVKAGDTIGYEGSTGDSTGPHLHFEVHKGSMWNQINPDGWLADRGIQTSC; encoded by the coding sequence GTGACTTACTTCAGACGTGGCAAGCACAGCGTCCCCGGCACCCTCGACAAGAGCCGTGACCGCCTCGCCCAGACCGGCGGAATGGTTCGCGGTGGCCTCGCCCGGCACTCCCGCCTGGCTCTGGCCGTGACGGCCCTGGCCGGGGTCAGCGCATTCGGGCTCATCAGCGCGGCGAACGCCGACGGCGGCGAGACCCCCACCGAGACCCAGGCGATCACGAACGTGTCCGCCTGGGAGACCCAGCGACAGGCGATCGCCGACGCCGCGACCCGCGCCCAGCGCGCGGTGCCGACGGTCACCCCGTCGGCGTCGCCCAGCGCCTCCCCCAGCAGCTCCCCCTCGGCGTCGCCCAAGCCGAAGGCGACGGTGAAGAAGGCAGCCGCGCCCAAGCCGAAGCCCGCCGCGCCCAAGCCGCCCGCCTGGGTGATGCCCATGAAGGGCGCGGAGGTCACCTCCTGCTTCGGCCAGCGCTGGGGCGTGCTGCACGCCGGCATCGACTTCGCGATGCCGAACGGCACCCCCATCCGCGCCGTCGGCAAGGGCACGGTCGTCAGCACCGGCTGGGCGTACAGCGGTTACGGCATCTCCGTCGTGGTCGACCACCACAACGGCTACCTGACCCACTACGCCCACATGTCCCGTGACGCCGTCGCCGTCGGCGACGAGGTCAAGGCCGGCGACACCATCGGCTACGAGGGCTCCACCGGCGACTCGACCGGCCCGCACCTGCACTTCGAGGTGCACAAGGGCAGCATGTGGAACCAGATCAACCCCGACGGCTGGCTGGCTGACCGAGGCATCCAGACCTCCTGCTGA
- the ppdK gene encoding pyruvate, phosphate dikinase → MTKYVYDFAEGNKDLKDLLGGKGANLAEMVRLGLPVPPGFTITTEACREYLAAGRPPDELAAQVDAHLAALEATMGRRLGDPADPLLVSVRSGAKFSMPGMMETVLNVGLTDSSVHGLAARSGNERFAWDSYRRLIQMFGKTVCDVPGEAFEHAMDRVKGARADVDLTTEELRGLVGEFKAIFAEHTGRDFPQDPREQMDLATNAVFDSWNAERAVLYRRQERIPADLGTAVNIVAMVFGNLGPDSGTGVAFTRDPATGARGVYGDYLANAQGEDVVAGIRNTVPLQELEQLDPKSFAELMGIMATLEGHYRDLCDIEFTIEAGRLWMLQTRVGKRTAAAAFIIASQLVDEGMIDLDEALRRQSGARLAQLMFPAFDDKDVGEPLAKGIAASPGAAVGRAVFDSARAVAEAAKGEKVILVRRETNPDDLPGMIAAQGILTSRGGKTSHAAVVARGMGKTCVCGADALEVDTAGKQFTTNGTTVREGDLISIDGTSGAIFLGEVPVQPSPVVRYFDGDLAPDADPLVAAVHRLLTRADERRRLGVRANADTGEDAARARRFGAQGIGLCRTEHMFLGERRAMVERLILADGPQEQQRALDALLPLQREDFAEIFRAMDGLPVTIRLIDPPLHEFLPPLEELAVAVATADTPDPHQEALLAAVRRMHEQNPMLGLRGVRLGLVIPGLFGMQVRAIAQAAAKVRGEGGDPRPEIMVPLVGAVQELEAVRADAERILAEEGTAGTPIGTMIEVPRAALTAGQIAEAADFFSFGTNDLTQMGWGFSRDDVEGSFFSRYLELGVFGVSPFETLDRDGIGRLVRIAVQEGRQARPDLKIGVCGEHGGDPESVRFFDEAGLDYVSCSPFRVPVARLEAGRAAL, encoded by the coding sequence ATGACGAAGTACGTGTACGACTTCGCCGAGGGGAACAAGGACCTCAAGGACCTGCTCGGCGGAAAGGGCGCGAACCTCGCCGAGATGGTGCGTCTCGGGCTGCCGGTCCCGCCCGGCTTCACCATCACCACCGAGGCGTGCCGGGAGTACCTGGCCGCCGGCCGCCCGCCGGACGAGCTCGCCGCGCAGGTCGACGCGCACCTCGCCGCGCTGGAGGCGACCATGGGCCGCCGCCTGGGCGACCCGGCCGACCCGCTGCTGGTGTCCGTACGCTCCGGCGCGAAGTTCTCCATGCCCGGCATGATGGAGACGGTGCTCAACGTCGGGCTGACCGACTCCAGCGTGCACGGGCTGGCCGCCCGCAGCGGCAACGAGCGCTTCGCCTGGGACTCGTACCGCCGCCTGATCCAGATGTTCGGCAAGACCGTCTGCGACGTGCCCGGCGAGGCGTTCGAGCACGCCATGGACCGGGTCAAGGGCGCGCGCGCCGACGTCGACCTCACCACCGAGGAGCTGCGCGGGCTGGTCGGCGAGTTCAAGGCCATCTTCGCCGAGCACACTGGACGCGACTTCCCGCAGGACCCGCGCGAGCAGATGGACCTGGCGACCAACGCCGTCTTCGACTCCTGGAACGCCGAGCGCGCCGTGCTCTACCGCCGCCAGGAGCGTATCCCGGCCGATCTGGGCACCGCGGTGAACATCGTGGCGATGGTCTTCGGCAACCTCGGCCCCGACTCGGGCACCGGCGTGGCCTTCACCCGCGACCCGGCCACCGGCGCGCGCGGCGTGTACGGCGACTACCTGGCCAACGCCCAGGGCGAGGACGTGGTGGCCGGCATCCGCAACACGGTGCCGCTGCAGGAGCTGGAGCAGCTCGACCCGAAGTCGTTCGCGGAGCTGATGGGCATCATGGCCACGCTGGAGGGCCACTACCGCGACCTGTGCGACATCGAGTTCACCATCGAGGCCGGGCGGCTGTGGATGCTGCAGACACGGGTGGGCAAGCGCACCGCGGCCGCGGCGTTCATCATCGCCTCGCAGCTCGTCGACGAGGGCATGATCGACCTGGACGAGGCGCTGCGCCGGCAGAGCGGCGCCCGGCTGGCCCAGCTGATGTTCCCCGCCTTCGACGACAAGGACGTGGGCGAGCCGCTGGCCAAGGGCATCGCCGCCTCGCCCGGCGCGGCCGTCGGGCGGGCTGTGTTCGACAGCGCCCGCGCGGTGGCGGAGGCGGCCAAGGGGGAGAAGGTCATCCTGGTCCGCCGGGAGACCAATCCCGACGACCTGCCCGGCATGATCGCCGCGCAGGGCATCCTGACCAGCCGGGGCGGCAAGACCTCGCACGCCGCCGTGGTCGCTCGCGGCATGGGCAAGACGTGCGTGTGCGGCGCGGACGCGCTGGAGGTGGACACCGCCGGGAAGCAGTTCACCACCAACGGGACCACCGTGCGCGAGGGCGACCTGATCTCGATCGACGGCACCTCCGGCGCGATCTTCCTCGGCGAGGTGCCGGTGCAGCCCAGCCCGGTGGTGCGCTACTTCGACGGCGACCTGGCGCCCGATGCCGATCCGCTGGTCGCGGCGGTGCACCGGCTGCTCACCCGGGCCGACGAGCGGCGCCGGCTGGGCGTACGCGCCAATGCCGACACCGGGGAGGACGCCGCCCGGGCCCGGCGCTTCGGTGCGCAGGGCATCGGGCTGTGCCGCACCGAGCACATGTTCCTCGGCGAGCGCCGGGCGATGGTGGAGCGGCTGATCCTCGCCGACGGGCCGCAGGAGCAGCAGCGCGCGCTCGACGCGCTGCTGCCGCTGCAGCGCGAGGACTTCGCCGAGATCTTCCGGGCGATGGACGGGCTGCCGGTGACCATCCGGCTGATCGACCCGCCGCTGCACGAGTTCCTGCCGCCGCTGGAGGAGCTGGCCGTGGCGGTGGCCACCGCGGACACGCCCGACCCGCACCAGGAGGCGCTGCTCGCGGCGGTGCGCCGGATGCACGAGCAGAACCCGATGCTGGGGCTGCGCGGCGTACGCCTCGGCCTGGTCATCCCCGGGCTGTTCGGGATGCAGGTGCGGGCCATCGCGCAGGCGGCGGCGAAGGTCCGCGGCGAGGGCGGCGATCCGCGCCCCGAGATCATGGTGCCGCTGGTCGGCGCGGTGCAGGAGCTGGAGGCGGTACGCGCCGACGCCGAACGCATCCTCGCCGAGGAGGGCACGGCGGGCACCCCGATCGGCACGATGATCGAGGTGCCGCGCGCCGCCCTGACCGCCGGGCAGATCGCCGAGGCGGCCGACTTCTTCTCCTTCGGCACCAACGACCTGACCCAGATGGGCTGGGGGTTCTCGCGGGACGACGTGGAGGGCTCGTTCTTCAGCCGATACCTGGAGCTGGGCGTGTTCGGGGTGTCGCCGTTCGAGACGCTGGACCGCGACGGTATCGGGCGGCTGGTGCGCATCGCCGTGCAGGAGGGGCGGCAGGCGCGGCCCGATCTGAAGATCGGCGTGTGCGGCGAGCACGGCGGCGACCCGGAGTCGGTGCGCTTCTTCGACGAGGCCGGGCTCGACTACGTCTCGTGCTCGCCGTTCCGCGTCCCCGTGGCGCGCCTGGAGGCCGGCCGCGCGGCGCTTTGA
- a CDS encoding sugar ABC transporter substrate-binding protein translates to MISRRLAVAVSAVLLVAFGVAACESGGSQSGSGSGGKIALLLPESQTTRYEQHDRPLFEAKVKELCADCEVIYSNAQQDQSRQQQQAEAALNNGAQVLVLDPVDGAAAATIVSLAKSKNVPVISYDRLIQNAPVDYYISFDNERVGQLQGESLVSRLKELGKTAGNVVMINGSPTDNNAKQFNKGAHSVLDTSGFKTVPTPDFFTPEWKPENAQRFMEGQISQLGKDGFVGVYAANDGTAGGAISAMRAAGMSPVPPTTGQDAELAAIQRIVNGDQYMTVYKAFQPEADKAAELAVALVKGEKPTTDRTVDNGAVDVPSFLLEPQAVNKQNIKDTVVADKLYTVEQICTQTYAAACQAAGLT, encoded by the coding sequence ATGATCTCGCGGCGCCTCGCCGTTGCCGTCTCCGCCGTTCTCCTGGTCGCGTTCGGTGTGGCCGCGTGTGAGAGCGGCGGTTCGCAGTCCGGGTCCGGAAGCGGTGGGAAGATCGCGCTGCTGCTCCCGGAATCGCAGACCACGCGGTACGAGCAGCACGACCGGCCGCTGTTCGAGGCCAAGGTCAAAGAGCTGTGCGCCGACTGCGAGGTCATCTACAGCAACGCCCAGCAGGATCAGAGCCGCCAGCAGCAGCAGGCCGAGGCGGCGCTCAACAACGGCGCGCAGGTGCTGGTGCTCGACCCGGTCGACGGCGCCGCGGCGGCCACCATCGTGTCGCTGGCGAAGTCGAAGAACGTGCCGGTGATCTCGTACGACCGGCTCATCCAGAACGCGCCGGTGGACTACTACATCTCCTTCGACAACGAGCGCGTCGGCCAACTGCAGGGCGAGTCACTGGTCAGCCGGCTCAAGGAGCTGGGCAAGACGGCCGGGAACGTCGTCATGATCAACGGCTCGCCGACGGACAACAACGCCAAGCAGTTCAACAAGGGCGCCCACTCGGTGCTGGACACCTCCGGCTTCAAGACCGTGCCGACGCCCGACTTCTTCACGCCCGAGTGGAAGCCGGAGAACGCCCAGCGCTTCATGGAGGGTCAGATCTCGCAGCTCGGCAAGGACGGATTCGTCGGGGTGTACGCCGCCAACGACGGCACCGCCGGCGGGGCGATCTCGGCCATGCGCGCCGCGGGCATGAGCCCGGTCCCGCCCACCACGGGCCAGGACGCCGAACTCGCCGCGATCCAGCGCATCGTCAACGGTGACCAGTACATGACGGTCTACAAGGCGTTCCAGCCGGAGGCCGACAAGGCCGCGGAGCTGGCGGTCGCGCTGGTCAAGGGCGAGAAGCCGACGACGGACCGGACCGTCGACAACGGCGCGGTGGACGTGCCCTCGTTCCTGCTGGAGCCGCAGGCGGTGAACAAGCAGAACATCAAGGACACCGTGGTCGCGGACAAGCTGTACACGGTCGAGCAGATCTGCACCCAGACGTACGCGGCCGCCTGCCAGGCGGCGGGCCTCACCTGA
- a CDS encoding sugar ABC transporter permease: MTDPVTDPAVPPPTPATELSTPKEAVGGWLQTLRTGDIGSLPIIIGLVLIVVVFQSLNPTFLNAFNLVNLCLQIAALGIMATGITLVLMLGEIDLSIGSVSGLAAAVLLVTHVNHASAPLLAVLIAVLVGTLIGALQGTIFARIGVPSFIVTLAGLLIWQGVQLRVLGEQGTINLPPAGTLVRWAQFSFVPRWLALLLAALVPVLYLVVNLMTRRRRSAAGLPVMPLWLPVAVAVALFVLLEVIVLKLYLDRGVPWTFVFMVLIVVFFDWLLRRTGYGRKIFAVGGNIEAARRAGINVDAIRISVFALCSTLAAVSGVVAAMRLGFANQQSGSGETLINAIAAAVIGGTSLFGGRTRRYAPLLGALVIGAIANGLELLSLSSDVRLIVTGTVLLAAVVIDALVQRSRTSHGR, translated from the coding sequence ATGACCGATCCCGTGACCGACCCGGCGGTGCCCCCGCCCACCCCGGCGACCGAGCTGAGCACCCCGAAGGAGGCGGTCGGCGGCTGGCTGCAGACGCTGCGCACCGGCGACATCGGCTCGCTGCCCATCATCATCGGGCTGGTCCTGATCGTGGTCGTGTTCCAGAGCCTGAACCCGACCTTCCTCAACGCGTTCAACCTGGTCAACCTCTGTCTGCAGATCGCCGCGCTGGGCATCATGGCCACCGGCATCACGCTGGTGCTGATGCTCGGCGAGATCGACCTGTCCATCGGCTCGGTCAGCGGCCTGGCCGCCGCGGTGCTGCTGGTCACCCACGTCAACCACGCCTCCGCCCCGCTGCTCGCGGTGCTGATCGCGGTGCTCGTGGGCACGCTCATCGGCGCGCTGCAGGGCACCATCTTCGCCCGGATCGGCGTGCCCTCGTTCATCGTGACCCTGGCCGGCCTGCTCATCTGGCAGGGCGTACAGCTGCGGGTGCTCGGCGAGCAGGGCACCATCAACCTTCCCCCGGCGGGCACGCTGGTGCGCTGGGCGCAGTTCTCGTTCGTGCCGCGCTGGCTGGCGCTCCTGCTGGCCGCGCTGGTCCCGGTGCTCTACCTGGTGGTCAACCTGATGACGCGCCGCCGCCGGAGCGCGGCCGGGCTGCCCGTGATGCCGCTGTGGCTGCCGGTCGCGGTGGCCGTGGCCCTGTTCGTGCTGCTGGAGGTCATCGTCCTGAAGCTGTACCTGGACCGGGGCGTGCCGTGGACGTTCGTGTTCATGGTGCTGATCGTGGTGTTCTTCGACTGGCTGCTGCGGCGCACCGGGTACGGCCGCAAGATCTTCGCGGTGGGCGGCAACATCGAGGCGGCCCGGCGCGCGGGCATCAACGTGGACGCGATCCGGATCTCGGTGTTCGCGCTGTGCAGCACGCTGGCGGCGGTCAGCGGCGTGGTCGCGGCGATGCGGCTCGGCTTCGCGAACCAGCAGTCCGGCAGCGGCGAGACGCTGATCAACGCGATCGCCGCCGCGGTCATCGGCGGCACCAGCCTGTTCGGCGGCCGGACCCGCCGCTACGCCCCGCTGCTGGGCGCGCTGGTGATCGGCGCCATCGCCAACGGCCTGGAACTGCTCAGCCTCTCCTCGGACGTACGCCTCATCGTCACCGGCACGGTGCTGCTGGCCGCCGTCGTCATCGACGCCCTGGTGCAGCGCTCGCGCACCTCGCACGGCCGCTGA
- a CDS encoding response regulator transcription factor, with the protein MITVLVVDDHPIVRAGLRATLEADPGLRVVGEAASGEEAVRLAAAHTPDVVLMDLQLGPGLDGAQATARVRELPRPPRVLVLTTYDSDADILRAIEAGAIGYLLKDAEPADLLRALRAAAAGETVLAPSVATRLTSRERAPGVSLTPREAQVLQLVAGGHSNSAIARQLFISEATVKSHLVQVFAKLGVDNRTAATAEGRRRGVIR; encoded by the coding sequence GTGATCACCGTGCTCGTCGTCGACGACCATCCGATCGTGCGGGCCGGGCTGCGTGCCACGCTGGAGGCCGACCCCGGCCTGCGGGTGGTCGGCGAGGCCGCGAGCGGCGAGGAGGCGGTGCGGCTGGCCGCCGCGCACACGCCCGACGTCGTGCTGATGGACCTGCAGCTCGGCCCCGGCCTGGACGGCGCGCAGGCCACCGCCCGGGTACGCGAGCTGCCCCGGCCGCCCCGGGTGCTGGTGCTGACCACCTACGACAGTGACGCCGACATCCTGCGCGCGATCGAGGCGGGCGCCATCGGCTACCTGCTCAAGGACGCCGAACCGGCGGACCTGCTGCGGGCCCTGCGCGCGGCGGCCGCGGGGGAGACGGTCCTCGCGCCCTCGGTGGCCACCAGGCTCACCTCGCGCGAGCGCGCCCCCGGGGTCAGCCTCACCCCGCGCGAGGCGCAGGTGCTGCAACTGGTCGCGGGCGGCCACTCCAACTCGGCGATCGCCCGCCAGCTGTTCATCAGCGAGGCGACGGTCAAGTCGCACCTGGTGCAGGTCTTCGCCAAGCTCGGCGTGGACAACCGCACCGCGGCCACCGCCGAGGGCCGCCGCCGCGGCGTCATCCGCTGA
- a CDS encoding sensor histidine kinase: MSRAERGSDALTLLRRAEHVLFAALLALGAVEAWVDGRHRPAVVAAGVAVAGWYAVGMALSRRAAGPRLAMLWLAVLTAGWAALTALSLSFVWLAFALYLLTMQLLPTRQALPWVAALTAGAVAAGGLHRGGLDSGTVLGPVFGAAVAIVITAVYRRLRRESEARAELVRELTAAQERLAATERREGILAERERLAREIHDTVAQNLSSVILLLRAARDAADPGPRLEVAEQAARGALEDTRRLVRALAPAELTGRSLPEALERAVGDVRHFGVDARFVVDGEAGAVPTPIAVALLRAAQGALANVRTHAQAGTVVVTLAFQPDAVRVDVVDDGVGFDPLRPAAAPSAGTGLGLSAMSGRLAEVGGALVVESAPGRGTAVSATAPLPTPREEPS, from the coding sequence ATGAGCAGGGCGGAGCGAGGGTCGGACGCGCTGACGCTGCTGCGCCGCGCCGAACACGTGCTCTTCGCGGCGCTGCTGGCGCTGGGCGCGGTCGAGGCGTGGGTGGACGGGCGGCACCGCCCGGCCGTCGTCGCGGCGGGCGTCGCGGTCGCCGGCTGGTACGCCGTGGGCATGGCGCTGTCGCGCCGCGCCGCCGGACCCCGGCTGGCGATGCTGTGGCTGGCCGTGCTCACCGCCGGCTGGGCCGCGCTGACCGCGCTCTCGCTGTCCTTCGTCTGGCTGGCGTTCGCGCTGTACCTGCTCACCATGCAACTGCTGCCGACCCGGCAGGCCCTGCCCTGGGTGGCCGCGCTCACCGCGGGCGCCGTCGCCGCGGGCGGCCTGCACCGCGGCGGCCTCGACTCCGGCACGGTGCTCGGCCCGGTCTTCGGCGCGGCCGTGGCCATCGTCATCACCGCGGTCTACCGCCGGCTGCGCCGCGAGAGCGAGGCACGGGCCGAGCTGGTCCGCGAGCTGACCGCGGCGCAGGAGCGGCTCGCCGCGACCGAGCGCCGCGAGGGCATCCTCGCCGAACGCGAGCGCCTGGCCCGCGAGATCCACGACACCGTGGCGCAGAACCTGTCCAGCGTGATCCTGCTGCTGCGCGCCGCGCGCGACGCGGCCGATCCGGGTCCCCGGCTGGAGGTCGCCGAGCAGGCGGCGCGCGGCGCGCTGGAGGACACCCGGCGGCTGGTCCGCGCGCTGGCCCCGGCCGAGCTCACCGGACGTTCGCTGCCCGAGGCGCTGGAGCGGGCCGTGGGCGACGTACGCCACTTCGGCGTCGACGCGCGGTTCGTGGTGGACGGCGAGGCCGGTGCGGTCCCGACCCCGATCGCGGTCGCGCTGCTGCGCGCGGCGCAGGGCGCGCTGGCCAACGTGCGTACCCACGCTCAGGCGGGCACGGTCGTGGTGACCCTGGCCTTCCAGCCCGATGCGGTACGCGTGGACGTCGTCGACGACGGCGTCGGCTTCGACCCGCTGCGCCCCGCGGCGGCGCCCTCGGCCGGCACCGGGCTCGGCCTGTCCGCGATGAGCGGCCGCCTCGCCGAGGTGGGCGGGGCGCTGGTGGTCGAGTCCGCCCCCGGCCGGGGCACCGCGGTGAGCGCCACCGCCCCGCTGCCCACGCCCCGGGAGGAGCCGTCGTGA
- a CDS encoding ATP-binding cassette domain-containing protein, which yields MSGAREAILSLRGISKRFGAVQALTEVDLDVAAGEVVALVGDNGAGKSTLVKVICGVGPPDSGTITFAGREVRVDSPHAAQELGIATVFQDLALCDNLDVVNNLFLGRELKRGAALDEVEMERRSGNLLRELAARIPSVRLPVASLSGGQRQTVAISRSLLGDPKVVLLDEPTAALGVAQTAQVLNLIERLRDRGLGVLLISHNMVDVQAVADRVAVLRLGRNNGVFHIGEVSNEQIIAAITGATQNVVSERVARLRAQTSGDDPLASGGPEGGA from the coding sequence GTGAGCGGGGCGAGGGAGGCGATCCTGTCGCTGCGCGGGATCAGCAAGCGGTTCGGGGCGGTGCAGGCGCTGACCGAGGTGGACCTGGACGTGGCCGCCGGGGAGGTGGTCGCGCTGGTCGGGGACAACGGCGCGGGCAAGTCCACACTGGTCAAGGTCATCTGCGGGGTGGGGCCGCCGGACAGTGGCACGATCACGTTCGCGGGGCGCGAGGTGCGGGTCGACAGCCCGCACGCGGCGCAGGAGCTGGGCATCGCCACCGTTTTCCAGGACCTGGCGCTGTGCGACAACCTGGACGTCGTCAACAACCTGTTCCTGGGCCGTGAGCTCAAGCGCGGCGCGGCGCTGGACGAGGTGGAGATGGAGCGGCGCAGCGGCAACCTGCTGCGCGAGCTGGCCGCGCGGATCCCGAGCGTACGGCTGCCCGTCGCGTCCCTGTCCGGCGGTCAGCGGCAGACCGTGGCGATCTCCCGATCGCTGCTCGGCGACCCGAAGGTGGTGCTGCTGGACGAGCCCACCGCCGCGCTCGGCGTGGCGCAGACCGCGCAGGTGCTCAACCTCATCGAGCGGTTGCGCGACCGCGGCCTCGGCGTGCTCCTGATCAGCCACAACATGGTGGACGTGCAGGCCGTCGCGGACCGGGTCGCAGTGCTGCGGCTCGGCCGCAACAACGGCGTGTTCCACATCGGCGAGGTGAGCAACGAGCAGATCATCGCGGCGATCACCGGCGCGACCCAGAACGTGGTCAGCGAGCGGGTGGCCCGGCTGCGCGCGCAGACCTCCGGCGACGACCCGCTGGCGTCCGGCGGCCCGGAGGGCGGCGCCTGA
- a CDS encoding cytochrome P450, translated as MHPFGPEATSDPHPIHARLREDSPAHEIPLGPNLNAWLITRYDDARRALNDPRLSKSVKDAPVRTSGGWPDELRRAMDSHMLSADPPNHTRLRKLVSSVFTARRIADLRPDVQRISDELLDGFAGRDEVDLIGEYAFPLPLQVICELLGVPIDDRDSFRTWSNTIIASALAQGDALAAATSMNDYVRELIARKRAEPDHALLSGLISAADEGDRLSEDELTSLVFLLLLAGHETTVNLIGNGVYLLLSHPDRMAHLRANPEQLSPAIEEFLRYESPVKTSTIRMATEPVEFDGVTVPAGAVVMISLLSANHDPAAFADPERFDPARTDNQHLAFGHGIHYCLGAPLARLEGQIAFTGLLERFPKLRAAQPLDELAWRPGALLRGLDRLPVMLH; from the coding sequence ATGCATCCGTTCGGTCCTGAGGCGACGTCCGATCCACACCCGATCCACGCCCGGCTGCGCGAGGACAGCCCGGCTCACGAGATCCCGCTCGGCCCCAACCTGAACGCCTGGCTCATCACGCGCTACGACGACGCCCGCCGCGCGCTCAACGACCCCCGGCTGAGCAAGAGCGTCAAGGACGCCCCCGTCCGCACCAGCGGCGGGTGGCCGGACGAGCTGCGCCGGGCGATGGACTCGCACATGCTCAGCGCCGACCCGCCGAACCACACCCGGCTGCGCAAGCTGGTCTCCTCCGTGTTCACCGCCCGGCGCATCGCCGACCTGCGCCCGGACGTGCAGCGCATCTCCGACGAGCTGCTCGACGGCTTCGCCGGGCGCGACGAGGTCGACCTGATCGGCGAGTACGCGTTCCCGCTGCCGCTGCAGGTCATCTGCGAGCTGCTCGGCGTGCCCATCGACGACCGGGACAGCTTCCGGACCTGGTCGAACACCATCATCGCGAGCGCCCTCGCGCAGGGCGACGCGCTGGCGGCGGCCACCTCGATGAACGACTACGTGCGCGAGCTGATCGCGCGCAAGCGCGCCGAGCCCGACCACGCACTGCTGTCCGGGCTGATCTCGGCGGCCGACGAGGGCGACCGGCTCTCCGAGGACGAGCTGACCTCGCTGGTGTTCCTGCTGCTGCTCGCCGGGCACGAGACCACGGTCAACCTCATCGGCAACGGCGTCTACCTGCTGCTGAGCCACCCGGACCGGATGGCGCACCTGCGCGCGAACCCCGAGCAGCTCTCCCCCGCGATCGAGGAGTTCCTGCGCTACGAGAGCCCGGTCAAGACGTCCACCATCCGGATGGCCACCGAGCCGGTGGAGTTCGACGGGGTGACCGTCCCGGCCGGCGCGGTCGTCATGATCAGCCTGCTGTCGGCCAACCACGACCCGGCCGCCTTCGCCGACCCGGAGCGCTTCGACCCGGCCCGCACGGACAACCAGCACCTGGCGTTCGGCCACGGCATCCACTACTGCCTGGGCGCCCCGCTGGCCCGGCTGGAGGGGCAGATCGCGTTCACCGGCCTGCTGGAGCGGTTCCCGAAGCTGCGCGCGGCGCAGCCGCTGGACGAGCTGGCATGGCGTCCCGGAGCGCTGCTACGCGGCCTGGATCGGCTGCCGGTCATGCTGCACTGA
- a CDS encoding alpha-hydroxy acid oxidase translates to MPILRTDDYRALAQPRLPADVWDFIDGGSGAELTLDANRRLFDRAQLRPRVLVDVSVTDTTTKLLGGRLAAPLGVAPVAYHRLAHPDGEVATARGAGATGALFVVSIFASRSLEEIAAAATGPLWLQLYWLRRRSALAGLARRAQDAGYRALVLTVDAPRIGRRLRDQRNGFAVDPAIRAVNLDDALMATTHEPVAGASAIAAHAAQTFDPTVTWADLAWLRSLTDLPLVLKGVLTAEDADRAVEHGVDAIIVSNHGGRQLDGAVPALRALPEVVAAVAGRCPVLLDGGVRHGRDVFVALALGASAVLVGRPALWALAVDGADGVAHLLRLLSEELAHTMALAGRPRLADIGRDAVLTPERADV, encoded by the coding sequence TTGCCGATCCTGCGCACCGACGACTACCGCGCTCTGGCCCAGCCGAGGCTGCCCGCGGACGTCTGGGACTTCATCGACGGCGGCAGCGGCGCCGAGCTCACCCTCGACGCCAACCGCCGGCTGTTCGACCGCGCCCAGCTGCGCCCGCGCGTGCTCGTCGACGTCTCGGTCACCGACACCACCACCAAGCTGCTCGGCGGCAGGCTGGCAGCCCCGCTCGGCGTCGCGCCGGTGGCGTACCACCGCCTGGCGCACCCCGACGGGGAGGTCGCCACCGCGCGGGGCGCGGGCGCGACCGGGGCCCTCTTCGTGGTCAGCATCTTCGCCAGCCGCAGCCTGGAGGAGATCGCGGCGGCCGCGACCGGACCGCTCTGGCTCCAGCTGTACTGGCTGCGCCGCCGCTCCGCGCTGGCCGGCCTGGCCCGCCGCGCCCAGGACGCCGGCTACCGCGCGCTGGTGCTCACCGTCGACGCGCCGCGGATCGGCCGCCGCCTGCGCGACCAGCGCAACGGCTTCGCCGTCGACCCCGCGATCCGCGCCGTCAACCTCGACGACGCGCTGATGGCCACCACCCACGAGCCGGTCGCCGGCGCCTCCGCCATCGCCGCGCACGCCGCGCAGACCTTCGACCCGACCGTCACCTGGGCCGACCTGGCCTGGCTGCGCAGCCTCACCGACCTGCCGCTGGTGCTCAAGGGCGTGCTCACCGCCGAGGACGCGGACCGGGCCGTCGAGCACGGCGTCGACGCGATCATCGTGTCCAACCACGGCGGACGGCAGCTCGACGGCGCGGTGCCCGCACTGCGGGCGCTGCCCGAGGTGGTCGCGGCCGTGGCGGGCCGCTGCCCGGTGCTGCTGGACGGCGGCGTACGCCACGGCCGGGACGTCTTCGTGGCACTGGCCCTGGGCGCGAGCGCGGTCCTGGTCGGCCGGCCCGCGCTGTGGGCCCTGGCGGTGGACGGCGCCGACGGGGTGGCACACCTGCTGCGGCTGCTCAGCGAGGAGCTGGCGCACACCATGGCGCTGGCCGGGCGCCCCCGGCTGGCCGACATCGGCCGCGACGCGGTGCTCACCCCCGAGCGCGCGGACGTCTGA